In Streptomyces sp. NBC_00344, the genomic window GCGCAGTACTGGTCGTAACGTCGGCGTGGCATGCGACGCAGTCTAGACAAGAAGTTGGACTTTCCAAGCTGCTACTTGGTAAAACCAAGTGAAGCAAGTGAGACCTGGGAGGGCCACGGCATGGAGTTCCGCCAGTCCAACAAGTTGAGCGAGGTCTGTTACGAGATCCGGGGCCCGGTGATCGAACACGCCGACGCGCTGGAGGAAGCGGGCCACAGCGTGCTCCGTCTCAACACCGGAAACCCTGCCCTCTTCGGCTTCGAGGCTCCGGAGGAGATCGTCCAGGACATGATCCGGATGCTGCCCCGGGCGCATGGCTACACCGATTCCAGAGGTGTCCTCTCGGCCCGCCGCGCCGTCGTGCAGCGCTACCAGGACCTGGGTCTCGCCGATGTCACCGTCGACGACGTCTTTCTCGGGAACGGTGTGTCCGAGCTGATCTCCATGGCGATGCAGGCACTGATCGAGGACGGCGACGAAGTCCTCATTCCCGCACCGGACTTCCCGCTGTGGACTGCGGTGACCACGCTGGCGGGCGGCAAGGCCGTGCACTACATCTGTGATGAATCCGCCGACTGGAACCCCGACCTCGACGACATGGCGTCGAGGATCACCGATCGCACCAAGGCCCTGGTGATCATCAATCCCAACAACCCCACCGGCGCCGTCTATCCGCGCGAGGTCGTCGAGGGCATGCTCGGCCTCGCCCGACGGCACGGCCTGATGGTCCTCGCCGACGAGATCTATGACCAGATCCTGTATGACGACGCGGTCCATCACAGCGCGGCGGCCCTCGCCCCTGACCTGTTGGTACTGACCTTCTGCGGTCTCTCGAAGACCTACCGGGTGGCCGGCTTCCGCTCCGGCTGGCTGGTCGTCACGGGCCCGAAACAGCACGCGAGGAACTACCTCGAAGGCCTCACCATGCTGGCCTCCATGCGGCTGTGCGCCAATGCGCCGGCGCAGTACGCCATCCAGGCCGCGCTGGGCGGACGCCAGTCCATCAGGGAGCTGACCGCGCCGGGCGGCCGTCTGCACGAACAGCGTGACAGGGCATGGGAGAAGCTCAACGAGATCCCGGGTGTCTCCTGCGTGAAGCCCAAGGGGGCGCTGTACGCCTTCCCGCGGCTGGACCCCAAGATTCACAGGATCCACGACGACGAGAAGTTCGTCCTCGATCTGCTGCTGCGCGAGAAGATCCAGGTCGTCCAGGGCACCGGCTTCAACTGGCCGCGCCCCGACCACTTCCGGATCCTGACCCTTCCGCACGCCGACGACCTCGATGCCGCGATCAGCCGTATCGGCCGCTTCCTGAACGGCTATCGCCAGTGACTTCGCACACCGGCTCGCTCCGGCGCTCGGTCTGCGCCCCGGGCAGCGGCTCGGCGTACGGGGCGTCACATCGGCGCTCGGCCGGCCGCTGCCTCTTTTTTCGGGCTGAAGGACATCGTCCAGGCCCGTCGCATGATGGAGCGCAACGCGGCCCTGGAGAAGATCGTGGTGCTCCCGACGGGCTGATCGGGCTCCCGCGGGGAACGGCGCCCTCTCAGCGGACCCGGCCCCGGGGAGCGCCCGTTCACTTCCCCGACAAGCCCTGGCCCATGACCTAGAGCGCCTGAGCCCCGGGCTTCACCATGCCGCGGACCGTACGGGACTTCACGAAGTCACCCACCGCCGTCATCTCCCATTCGCCGGAGAACTGCCTGATCAGCTTGGCCATCAGTACCCCCGTCTGGGGCTCCGCGTCGGTCAGGTCGAAGCGGACCAGCTCCTCGCCGCTCGCAGCGTCGATCAGCCGGCAGTAGGCCTTCGCCACCTCGGTGAACTTCTGGCCGGTGAAGGAGTTGACCGTGAAGACCAGAGCCGTCGTCTCGGCGGGGATCCGGCCGAGATCGACGACGATCACCTCGTCGTCGCCCGCACCCTCGCCCGTGAGGTTGTCGCCGGAGTGCTTGACCGCACCGCCGAGAATCGAGAGCTTGCCGAAGTAGCAGCTGTCGATGTGGTTGCGCTGCGGGCCGTAGGCGATGACCGACGCGTCGAGATCGATGTCCTTGCCGCGGAATGCCGGCTCCCAGCCGAGGCCCATCTTCACCTGGGAGAGGAGCGGCTTGCCGGCCTTGACCAGCGAGACCGTCTCGTTCTTCCGCAGGCTGACCCGGCCCTTGTCGAGGTTGATGCGGCCCGCGGCGGCCGGCGCGGGCGCAGCCGGGGGAGCGGCAGCGGCGGGCGCCGCGACCCTCGGGTCCGCGGCGGGCGCCGGGGGTGCCTGCGGCATGGGCGGGGCGGAGGCGGGGACCGGCGCCGGGGCGGCGGGCTCCTCCACCGAGACGCCGAAGTCGGTCGCGATACCGGCGAGCCCGTTCGCATATCCCTGACCCACCGCCCGGACCTTCCAGGCGCCGTTGCGCAGGTAGATCTCCACGATGACCAGCGCCGTCTCCGTGCCCAGCCGTGGTGGGGTGAAGGTGGCGAGTTCGCTGCCGTCCTGTGCGTTGCGGACGGTGGCCGTGGGTTCGATGCCCTCGAAGGTCTGGCCGGCCGCGTCGGGGCTCGCGGTGACGACGATCTTCTCGATGCCGGGCGGCAGGGCCGCGGTGTCCACCACGATCGCGTCCGGCGCTGAGCCCCCGCCGGACCGGTGACTGACACCCGGGCCCGACGGCTGGTTGTAGAAGATGAAGTCGTCGTCGGAGCGCACCTTGCCGTCGGCGGTGAGCAGCAGGCCCGACACGTCGAGCCGCACCGGAGCGGCGACGTCCACCACGACATGGGCGGTCGGGAGCGGGATGTTCGAGCCAGGGGTCATTGCGGTCATGTCCGGAGGAACGAGCGGAGGCCCTTTACGGTTCCTTGAATCTTTTCCGGACTTTCCCGGCGGCCCGCCGGACGGCGCCCGTTCGTCGGCGTCGGAGGGCGTCAGCGGCGGTTACGGGGGTGGTCGCGCGCGGTACGCTCATTGCCGTGCTTGTACGCGCCCGTCCAGCGCGCCATCACCAGCTGAGCATCTCCCGACTCCGCTTCGGCCAGGAACTCAACGGCCCGCGCTCCGCGCAGCCTGCCCGCAGCGCGGCCCTGGTGGACGATGACCACGCTGCCGTCGGCACGCCGGGTGAAGCTGAATCCATGAGGTCGGGGCATGGCCGGACAGTAACGGCTCAGCGCCCGGGCAGCACCACGATTTTCCGTCCGAGACCGGACGCGAAGCGTTCCAGCGCATCCGGGTAGCTCTCCAGGGACAGCCGGTCGCTGATGAAGATCTCCGGATCGAGGACCCCCGCGGCGAACAACTCGGCAGCCCTCTCGTAACTGTGCAGCACCGCCATGGAGCCGGTGATGGTGATCTCCTGGTTGTAGATCCGGTACGGGTCGATGGTCGCCCGGGTCGCATAGTCCGCGACGCCGAACTGCAGATACGTCCCGGCCTTGGCCACCCGCCCCAGCCCGTCCTGGATGGCCGCCGCGTTTCCGGTGGCGTCGATGACGACGTCCCAGCCCCGCGGTGCACGGCCCAGCTCGTCGGCGGCTCGGGCCGCCGACGAGCAGCCGAGCCCGCGGGCGGTGGCCAGCCGCTCCTCGTTGATGTCGACGACATCGACGCTCGCCGCCCCGGTCCGCTTCGCCAGCTCCAGCATCATCAGGCCCATCGTCCCGGAGCCGTAGATCAGCACATGCGAGCCGAGCCTGCTGTTCAGGACGTCATAGCCGCGTACCGCGCAGGAGAGCGGTTCGATCAGCGCCGCGTCCTCGGTCCGCACGTGGTCGGGCAGCCTGACGCAGTTGGCGGCAGGCGCCACCGCGTACTCGGCGGCGCCGCCCGCTGTGGTCACCCCGATCGCCGCCCACCTCTCGCACATGTTGTTGTGACCGAGGCGGCAGTAGCGGCACTCGAAGCAGTACAAGGAGGGGTCGACGGCCACCCGGTCCCCGGCCGCCAGCGATGTCACGTCGCTGCCGAGCGCCACGACGGTGCCGGCGAACTCATGGCCGGGTACCACCGGCAGGGTGGGAGCGAACTCGCCCTGCAGGATGTGCAGGTCGGTACCGCACAGTCCGCAGGCGGCCACTTCGACGATCACGTCCCGCGGCCCTGGAGTGGGGTCGGGCACCTCCCCGTATCCGACCTTGCCGACGGATTCGATGATGGCGGCCTTCATTTCACGGCTCCCAGCGAAAGGCCCTGGACCAGTTTGTCCTGGGCGGCGAACCCCGCGGCGAGCACCGGCAGGGAGATGACGAGCGACGCGGCGCACACCTTGGCCAGGAACAGGCCCTGGCTGGTGATGAAGCCGGTCAGGAAGACGGGCGCTGTCTGGGCGACCACACCGGTCAGTACCCGTGCGAAGAGCAGCTCGTTCCAGCTGAAGATGAAGCAGATCAGTGCGGTGGCGGCGATACCGGGCGCGGAGATCGGGGCGACGATCCGGGTCAGGATCACCGGCAGCCGGGCTCCGTCGACCCGGGCGGCCTCGATGATGGCCACCGGCACCTCCGCCAGGAAGGACTGCATCATCCACACCGCGATCGGAAGGTTCATCGAGGTGTAGAGGATGACCAGCATCCAGATGTTGTCGAGCATCCCGGTGTTCTTCGCGAACAGATAGACCGGCAGCAGCCCGGCGACCACCGGCAGCATCTTCGTGGAGAGGAAGAAGAACAGGACGTCGGTCCACTTCTTCACCGGCCGGATGGAGAGTGCGTACGCGGCGGGCATCGCCAGCATCAGGACGCACAGGGTGGACACCACCGACGCCACGGCCGAGTTGATCAGCGCCGGCCAGGGGCCGGCGCCTCCGCCCGCGCCGAAGAAGTCGCGGTAGCCGTCGAGGGTGAGGGAGGCGAGCAGCGACGGCGGGTTGGTGGCGGCGTCCGTCTCCGCGTGGAAGGAGGTCAGCGCCATCCAGGCGATGGGCAGAAAGAAGAGGATCCCCGCGAGCCAGGCGGCGAGTCCGAGCGCAGCGCCCTTTCTGCGCGCGGTGCGCCCGGTGTCGGGAGGTGCGCCGGCGGAAGAACCGGTGGATGTCGCGGCAGGTGTGTCGAGGGACGTCATGCCCGGGATGCCTCCTCGTTGAAGAGGGACGAGACCACGCGGAGCGCGAAGGTCGCGATGATGATCGTGCCGATGACCACCAGCACACCCGCGGCGGAGGCGAGTCCGTTCTCATGTGCCTGGTAGAAGGCCTGATAGACGGTGTACGGGAGGTTCGCGGTGCCCAGGCCGCCCGATGTGATGGTGAAGACCGCGTCGAAGTTCTGCACGATGTAGATGGAGCCGAGCAGTGCACCGAGCTCGAGATAGCGCCGCAGATGAGGAAGCGTCAGGTAGCGGAAGACCTGCCAGCCGCCGGCCCCGTCGATCCTGGCCGCCTCGATCAGCTCGGGCGAGCGGCTCTGCAGACCGGCGAGCAGGATGAGCATCATGAACGGTGTCCACTGCCAGACGAGCGATGCCTCCACCGCGAGCAGCGGCGTGTTGGAGACCCAGTCGGGCTGCGGCGCGCCGTTGCCACCCACCCAGTGCAGCAGTCCGTTGAAGAGCCCGTACTCCGGGTTGTACAGCACATGCTTCCAGAGCAGCGCCGCCGCGACCGGGACCACCAGGAACGGTGCGATCAGGAGCGTGCGGACGAATCCGCGCCCCTTGAACCTGCGGTCCAGGAGCAGGGCCAGGATCAGCCCGATGACCAGGCTGACGAGTACCACCGTCACGGTCAGCAGCACGGTGGTGAAGACCGACTTGCGAAGGGCCGGATCGGTGAGGACGTCGGAGTAGTTGGCGAAACCGGTGAAGTGCCGCGCCTTGGGATAGAGCGCGTTCCAGTCGAAGAAGGAGATCACCACCGTTGCCACGAAGGGCAGCTGGGTGACCACGATCATGAAGAGCAGAGCGGGGAGCAGCGGGGCCCGGGTGGCCCAGGCGCGCAGCCGGCCGCCTGGCGGGGGTGCGAGGGCGGGCAGGGTCGGAGCGGCGGTTGCAGTCATCGTCCCTCGTACTCCTTCGCGATCTTCGAGGCGAGCCGCTGGGATGCCTTGATGGCGGAATCCACCGACTGGCGTCCGGCGATGGCCGCGCTGATCTCCTGGGAGACCTTGGTCCCGAGATCGGTGAACTCGGGAATACCGACGAACTGAATACCGGGCGCCGGCCTCGCCTGCACCCCGGGATCGCTCGGCCTGGCGCTCTTGATGGCATTGAGCGTGGTGTCCGCGAAGGCCGCGGACACCTTGCGGTACGAGGGGTTGGCGTAGGTGGAGGCGCGCTTGCCTGCCGGGGCGTCGGACCAGCCGGACTTCCTGCCGACGAGTTCCTCGTACTTCTTGCTCGACGCCCAGGAGATGAACTTCCACGCCTTGTCCGGGTTGTGGGACGTCTTCTGGATGCCCCAGGCCCAGGTGTAGAGCCAGCCGGAGCTCCTGGTCTTCTCCACCGGCGCGGGTACGTAGCCGATCTTGCCCTTGACCGGGGACGAAGCCGATTCCAGCGATCCGGCGGCGGATGTCGCGTCGTACCACATCGCGGTCTTGGACTGGGTGAGGTCATTGAGGCACTCGGCGAATCCGGACTGCGCGGCCCCCGACTCACCGTGATTGCGTACCAGTTGCACATAGAAGTCGACGGCCTGCTTGAAGGCGGGGGAGTCCACACGTGCCTTCCAGTTCTTGTCGAACCAGGTGCCGCCAAAGGTGTTGACGACCGTGGTCAACGGGGCGGCCAGTTCGCCCCAGCCGGGCAGACCGCGCAGACAGATGCCCTTCATTCCCGGCTTCGCGCCGTCCGCCCTGGCGGCGAGGTCGGCGATCTGCTGCCAGGTGGGGCGGGCCGGCATCTTCAGATGCTTCTTCGCGAAGACGTCCTTGCGGTACATCAGGAAGGAGGACTCGCCGTAGAAGGGCTCGCCGTAGAGCTTCTTGTCGTCGCCTGTGAGGGACTGGCGCAGCGCGGGAAGGATGTCCTGCTGGTCGAACGCCTTGTCGCCTGCCGCGTAACCGCCGATCTCGTGCAGCCAGCCGTTCCTGGCGTAGATGGGTATCTCGTAGTTGCTCAGGGTCGCGACGTCGTACTGCCCGGCCTGGTTGGCGAAGTCCTGGCTGATCTTGTCGCGCACATCGTTCTCGGGCAGCACGGTGAAGTTCACCTTGATGCCGGTCTCCCGGGTGAAGTGGGCGGCGGTGAGCTTCTGCAACTCCGTCATCTGCGGGTTGTTGACCATCAGGACGTTGATCGAGTTCCCGCCCGATCCGTTTCCTCCGGCACCGGTCCAGCAACCGGAGAGCAGACTGGTGAGCAGGACCCCCGCGGCGGCCTGCACGAGCACGGTGCGTGGCCTCCGTCGGCTCTGACGTGGCATGGAATGCTCCTCGGGTGGTCGGGCTCAGACGCGGATGACCTGCGGGCCCAGCAGGGAGTAGCGGTGTGCCTCCGACGAGGGAAGCAGCGTGCTGGTGACGATCGACTCGAAGTCGGTGACCTCGGCGAACCGGCAGAAGCTGGCGGCGCCGAACTTGGTGTGATTGCCCACGAACACCCGGCGCCTGGCGGCTCTGACGGCCTGTGCCTTGACCTCGCCGACCGCCGGGTCGGGGGTGGTGAGTCCGTGTTCGCGGGAGATGCCGTTGGCACCGATGAACGCCAGATCGATGACGAAGCCGGACAGCATCCGGGTCGCCCAGTGATCGACGGTGGCCATGGTGCCGGACCGCAGCCGGCCGCCGAGGAGCAAGACCGATGTCTTCTCGGCGGCGGCCAGTGCACTCGCCGTCTGCAGCGATGCGGTGACCACCGTGAGCGGACGGTCGTGCGGCAGCGCCTCGGCGATCAGCTGAGGGGTGAACCCCTCGTCGACGAAGACCGTTTCCGCGTCACCGACCAGCTGGGCAGCGGCCGCGGCGATCCGGCGTTTCTCGGGGACGTGCATGGTGGTGCGGAAGTCGAGCGTCGTCTCGAAACCGGCGCTCTCGACCGGGTAGGCCCCGCCGTGCGTACGCCGGACCAGACCGTGGTCCTCCAGCGCCCGCAGGTCTCGGCGTACGGTCTCCTTGGCGACGCCGAGCTGCGCGGACAGCTCCGCGACATCGACCGAACCCGACCGTCTGGCGGCCAGGACGATCTCCCGCTGTCGTTGCTCCGCGCTCACTGCCACGCGTCCTCCTCACCGTTCCCACGTGCTGTGGGGAGATGTCTACCGTCGGCTGCCTGGCGTGAACAGGGCAGGAACGGGCTCGGTCCTGCCCGTTTGTGCCCGCTTCCGCAGGGCGTCATGCGGGTACGACCTGGGCGCCCCTGCCCGTCCGGGCATGACGAAGGCCCGTCCGGCGTACCGGACGGGCCCGTTCGGTGCCCGTATCCCTGCTCGTGAGGTGCTGGGGCGGCGCGCGGTGCCGCGCGCCGGGGTGTCTGTCAGTAGGGCCAGATGGGCGGGTCGGTGAGGAAGGGGCCGCCGACGTGCGACTGGGCGGGGTCGTCCGGGTCGAGTTCACCGTGCTCGGCGATGAGCTTCTCGGCGTACTGCTCCGAGTCGTCCTGCGGCTCGTAACCAAGTGCCCGCGCCGATGAGAGGTCCCACCAGAGCCTGGTGTTGGCGGACGAGCCGTAGACCACCGAGTGCCCGACATCATCGGCGGTGAGCGCCGCGTGGAAGAGACGCGCGCCGTCGCCGGGGCTCATCCAGACCGAGAGCATCCGTACCGAGGCCGGTTCCATGAAGCAGGAGCCGATCCTGACGGACACCGTCTCCTGGCCGAACTTGTCCCAGTAGAGCTGGGCCAGGTCCTCGCCGAAGCACTTCGAGAGGCCGTAGTAGGTGTCGGGACGGCGCGGGGTGTCGATCGGGATCAGCGCGTTGGAATCCAGCGGGACATCGCCCTCCGGGCTCGGGGTGTAGCCCACCGCGTGGTTGGAGGAGGCGAAGACGATCCGCTGGACACCCTCCTCGCGCGCCGCCTCGTAGAGGTTGTACGTGCCTTCGATATTGGCCCGGAGGATTTTGTCGAAGGTTGATTCCAGGGAGATGCCGGCCAGGTGGAT contains:
- a CDS encoding pyridoxal phosphate-dependent aminotransferase, which codes for MEFRQSNKLSEVCYEIRGPVIEHADALEEAGHSVLRLNTGNPALFGFEAPEEIVQDMIRMLPRAHGYTDSRGVLSARRAVVQRYQDLGLADVTVDDVFLGNGVSELISMAMQALIEDGDEVLIPAPDFPLWTAVTTLAGGKAVHYICDESADWNPDLDDMASRITDRTKALVIINPNNPTGAVYPREVVEGMLGLARRHGLMVLADEIYDQILYDDAVHHSAAALAPDLLVLTFCGLSKTYRVAGFRSGWLVVTGPKQHARNYLEGLTMLASMRLCANAPAQYAIQAALGGRQSIRELTAPGGRLHEQRDRAWEKLNEIPGVSCVKPKGALYAFPRLDPKIHRIHDDEKFVLDLLLREKIQVVQGTGFNWPRPDHFRILTLPHADDLDAAISRIGRFLNGYRQ
- a CDS encoding TerD family protein; the encoded protein is MTAMTPGSNIPLPTAHVVVDVAAPVRLDVSGLLLTADGKVRSDDDFIFYNQPSGPGVSHRSGGGSAPDAIVVDTAALPPGIEKIVVTASPDAAGQTFEGIEPTATVRNAQDGSELATFTPPRLGTETALVIVEIYLRNGAWKVRAVGQGYANGLAGIATDFGVSVEEPAAPAPVPASAPPMPQAPPAPAADPRVAAPAAAAPPAAPAPAAAGRINLDKGRVSLRKNETVSLVKAGKPLLSQVKMGLGWEPAFRGKDIDLDASVIAYGPQRNHIDSCYFGKLSILGGAVKHSGDNLTGEGAGDDEVIVVDLGRIPAETTALVFTVNSFTGQKFTEVAKAYCRLIDAASGEELVRFDLTDAEPQTGVLMAKLIRQFSGEWEMTAVGDFVKSRTVRGMVKPGAQAL
- a CDS encoding zinc-dependent alcohol dehydrogenase family protein, which codes for MKAAIIESVGKVGYGEVPDPTPGPRDVIVEVAACGLCGTDLHILQGEFAPTLPVVPGHEFAGTVVALGSDVTSLAAGDRVAVDPSLYCFECRYCRLGHNNMCERWAAIGVTTAGGAAEYAVAPAANCVRLPDHVRTEDAALIEPLSCAVRGYDVLNSRLGSHVLIYGSGTMGLMMLELAKRTGAASVDVVDINEERLATARGLGCSSAARAADELGRAPRGWDVVIDATGNAAAIQDGLGRVAKAGTYLQFGVADYATRATIDPYRIYNQEITITGSMAVLHSYERAAELFAAGVLDPEIFISDRLSLESYPDALERFASGLGRKIVVLPGR
- a CDS encoding carbohydrate ABC transporter permease codes for the protein MTSLDTPAATSTGSSAGAPPDTGRTARRKGAALGLAAWLAGILFFLPIAWMALTSFHAETDAATNPPSLLASLTLDGYRDFFGAGGGAGPWPALINSAVASVVSTLCVLMLAMPAAYALSIRPVKKWTDVLFFFLSTKMLPVVAGLLPVYLFAKNTGMLDNIWMLVILYTSMNLPIAVWMMQSFLAEVPVAIIEAARVDGARLPVILTRIVAPISAPGIAATALICFIFSWNELLFARVLTGVVAQTAPVFLTGFITSQGLFLAKVCAASLVISLPVLAAGFAAQDKLVQGLSLGAVK
- a CDS encoding carbohydrate ABC transporter permease; the protein is MTATAAPTLPALAPPPGGRLRAWATRAPLLPALLFMIVVTQLPFVATVVISFFDWNALYPKARHFTGFANYSDVLTDPALRKSVFTTVLLTVTVVLVSLVIGLILALLLDRRFKGRGFVRTLLIAPFLVVPVAAALLWKHVLYNPEYGLFNGLLHWVGGNGAPQPDWVSNTPLLAVEASLVWQWTPFMMLILLAGLQSRSPELIEAARIDGAGGWQVFRYLTLPHLRRYLELGALLGSIYIVQNFDAVFTITSGGLGTANLPYTVYQAFYQAHENGLASAAGVLVVIGTIIIATFALRVVSSLFNEEASRA
- a CDS encoding ABC transporter substrate-binding protein codes for the protein MPRQSRRRPRTVLVQAAAGVLLTSLLSGCWTGAGGNGSGGNSINVLMVNNPQMTELQKLTAAHFTRETGIKVNFTVLPENDVRDKISQDFANQAGQYDVATLSNYEIPIYARNGWLHEIGGYAAGDKAFDQQDILPALRQSLTGDDKKLYGEPFYGESSFLMYRKDVFAKKHLKMPARPTWQQIADLAARADGAKPGMKGICLRGLPGWGELAAPLTTVVNTFGGTWFDKNWKARVDSPAFKQAVDFYVQLVRNHGESGAAQSGFAECLNDLTQSKTAMWYDATSAAGSLESASSPVKGKIGYVPAPVEKTRSSGWLYTWAWGIQKTSHNPDKAWKFISWASSKKYEELVGRKSGWSDAPAGKRASTYANPSYRKVSAAFADTTLNAIKSARPSDPGVQARPAPGIQFVGIPEFTDLGTKVSQEISAAIAGRQSVDSAIKASQRLASKIAKEYEGR
- a CDS encoding DeoR/GlpR family DNA-binding transcription regulator, whose product is MSAEQRQREIVLAARRSGSVDVAELSAQLGVAKETVRRDLRALEDHGLVRRTHGGAYPVESAGFETTLDFRTTMHVPEKRRIAAAAAQLVGDAETVFVDEGFTPQLIAEALPHDRPLTVVTASLQTASALAAAEKTSVLLLGGRLRSGTMATVDHWATRMLSGFVIDLAFIGANGISREHGLTTPDPAVGEVKAQAVRAARRRVFVGNHTKFGAASFCRFAEVTDFESIVTSTLLPSSEAHRYSLLGPQVIRV
- a CDS encoding NAD-dependent epimerase/dehydratase family protein, which produces MPAPRTILLTGAAGGLGTLMRGLLPAYGYELRLFDVIPIEGEPTAVTADLADREALREAVRGVDAIIHLAGISLESTFDKILRANIEGTYNLYEAAREEGVQRIVFASSNHAVGYTPSPEGDVPLDSNALIPIDTPRRPDTYYGLSKCFGEDLAQLYWDKFGQETVSVRIGSCFMEPASVRMLSVWMSPGDGARLFHAALTADDVGHSVVYGSSANTRLWWDLSSARALGYEPQDDSEQYAEKLIAEHGELDPDDPAQSHVGGPFLTDPPIWPY